Proteins found in one Tsukamurella paurometabola DSM 20162 genomic segment:
- the argC gene encoding N-acetyl-gamma-glutamyl-phosphate reductase has translation MTVSVAIAGASGYAGGEILRLLLNHPHYLAGELTIGALTAGGNAGSTLFEHHPHLLPLADRVLQETTPDILRGHDVVFLGLPHGKSAEIAEALPPSTLIIDCGADYRLKDAADWEHYYGSKHAGTWPYGLPELPGNRDVLSGASRIAVPGCYPTVSTLALLPAVVTGIVTHDVTVVAVSGTSGAGRAAKVDLLASEVHGSARAYGVTTHRHTPEISQNLSAAAHTPVTVSFTPVLVPMARGILATCTAQTRATQEQARAAYAAAYADEPFVHLLPEGVQPQTKSVLGSNAVQVQVAVDERAGRLVATAAIDNLTKGTGGGAVQSMNLALGWSETAGLSTVGVAP, from the coding sequence ATGACTGTTTCCGTGGCCATCGCGGGCGCGAGCGGCTACGCCGGGGGAGAGATCCTGCGGCTGCTGCTGAACCACCCGCACTACCTCGCCGGCGAGCTCACCATCGGCGCGCTGACCGCCGGTGGAAACGCCGGCAGCACGCTGTTCGAGCACCATCCGCACCTGCTGCCGCTCGCCGATCGGGTTCTGCAGGAGACCACCCCGGACATCCTGCGCGGTCACGATGTCGTCTTCCTCGGCCTGCCCCACGGTAAGTCCGCAGAGATCGCCGAGGCACTGCCGCCGTCCACACTCATCATCGACTGCGGCGCCGACTACCGGCTCAAGGACGCCGCCGATTGGGAGCACTACTACGGCAGCAAGCACGCCGGCACCTGGCCCTACGGCCTCCCGGAGCTCCCCGGCAACCGCGACGTGCTCTCCGGTGCGAGCCGGATCGCCGTCCCCGGGTGTTATCCGACGGTGTCGACCCTCGCTCTGCTGCCCGCCGTCGTCACCGGGATCGTCACGCACGATGTCACCGTCGTCGCGGTGAGCGGCACCTCGGGGGCCGGCCGCGCCGCCAAGGTCGACCTGCTCGCCTCCGAGGTCCACGGTTCGGCGCGCGCCTACGGCGTCACCACGCACCGCCACACCCCGGAGATCAGCCAGAATCTCTCGGCCGCAGCGCATACGCCGGTCACCGTCTCGTTCACCCCGGTGCTGGTGCCGATGGCGCGAGGCATCCTCGCGACCTGCACCGCCCAGACTCGCGCGACGCAGGAACAGGCCCGCGCGGCCTACGCCGCCGCGTACGCCGACGAGCCTTTCGTGCACCTTCTCCCGGAAGGTGTACAGCCGCAGACGAAGTCGGTACTCGGCAGCAACGCCGTCCAGGTTCAGGTCGCCGTCGACGAGCGCGCCGGTCGGCTCGTCGCGACGGCTGCCATCGACAATCTCACCAAGGGCACCGGCGGCGGCGCCGTGCAGTCCATGAACCTCGCGCTCGGCTGGTCCGAGACCGCTGGCCTGTCCACCGTAGGAGTCGCACCGTGA
- a CDS encoding PIG-L deacetylase family protein, whose translation MSEPQIFPEDWNTALVLVAHPDDPEYGMAAAVARWTAQGKAVAYGLATSGEAGIEGMSPTTAGPVREEEQRRSAAVVGVDDVRFWGFPDSNVRNTPELRAAIAASISEHAPDLVFTIWGGAEWAPGAPNQSDHMEFTAAVAEAARAAGVTAYQSSPEPTLVVDVTGYTERAVESLAEHRQYLSVLDPSTPVIEQAREQVKWACLPRGEFAHAVGFSALP comes from the coding sequence GTGAGCGAGCCGCAGATCTTCCCCGAGGACTGGAACACGGCGCTGGTGCTGGTAGCGCATCCGGACGATCCGGAGTACGGGATGGCGGCGGCCGTGGCTCGGTGGACGGCGCAGGGCAAAGCGGTGGCGTACGGGCTCGCGACGTCGGGTGAGGCGGGGATCGAAGGCATGTCGCCCACGACCGCCGGGCCGGTACGCGAGGAGGAACAGCGACGGTCCGCCGCGGTCGTCGGGGTGGACGACGTGCGGTTCTGGGGCTTTCCCGATTCGAACGTCCGCAACACCCCGGAGCTGCGGGCTGCGATCGCCGCGTCGATCTCCGAGCACGCGCCCGATCTGGTGTTCACCATCTGGGGCGGCGCCGAATGGGCACCCGGCGCACCGAATCAGAGCGACCACATGGAGTTCACCGCCGCGGTCGCCGAAGCGGCCCGGGCGGCCGGCGTCACGGCGTATCAGAGTTCGCCCGAGCCCACCCTGGTGGTGGATGTGACCGGGTACACCGAGCGGGCGGTCGAGTCGCTCGCGGAGCACAGGCAGTACTTGTCTGTGCTCGATCCGTCGACGCCGGTGATCGAGCAGGCTCGTGAACAGGTGAAGTGGGCGTGCCTCCCGCGAGGGGAGTTCGCGCACGCCGTCGGGTTCTCCGCGCTGCCGTAG
- a CDS encoding helix-turn-helix domain-containing protein, which yields MVEPAVAHGEDPRSYARLLAEVYDATMAGERPPARPREVIGDSWERVRAAGLLPDDDAAPAVNAAEVARLRRASGLASVIDDLEGGLAPIIDGGSSIMVVSDAEGRLLWRTGAPRVLRQADALGFVEGAAWGENDVGTNAIGTALAARGAVQTFSAEHFARNQHPWTCSAAPIRDRRTGALLGVVDVSGPAHTVHPTTLALVAAVAGLAEARLRESHQAGLEQLRTVAAPLLAGITGPGLVVDTHGWVAAVGRLGHRARVTLPAVMEGSHLWLPELGECTVEPLPGGWLLRPVATDSLAERTRVTVDVRADRTPEVSVLGAAGQWRHQLSPRHAQILELLADGAGHTASQLASSLFGDGSRVVTVRAEISRLRRVLSGLIAAQPYRFADGVCVELLR from the coding sequence ATGGTCGAGCCCGCGGTGGCGCACGGCGAGGATCCGCGGTCGTACGCGCGGCTCCTCGCCGAGGTCTACGACGCGACGATGGCGGGCGAGCGTCCCCCGGCCCGGCCGCGCGAGGTGATCGGTGATTCCTGGGAACGGGTTCGCGCCGCGGGTCTCCTGCCCGACGACGATGCCGCGCCCGCGGTGAACGCCGCCGAGGTGGCGCGGTTGCGCCGTGCATCGGGCTTGGCCTCGGTCATCGATGATCTGGAGGGCGGGCTCGCACCGATCATCGACGGTGGATCGAGCATCATGGTCGTCTCCGACGCCGAGGGGCGCTTGCTCTGGCGCACCGGAGCCCCGCGTGTGCTGCGCCAGGCCGATGCGTTGGGCTTCGTCGAGGGCGCCGCCTGGGGCGAGAATGACGTGGGCACCAACGCGATCGGTACCGCGCTCGCCGCCCGCGGTGCCGTGCAGACCTTCTCCGCCGAGCACTTCGCGCGCAATCAGCACCCGTGGACCTGCTCCGCCGCTCCGATTCGGGACCGCCGTACCGGCGCCCTGCTGGGCGTCGTCGATGTGAGCGGACCGGCGCATACCGTGCATCCCACCACGCTCGCCCTGGTCGCGGCGGTTGCCGGATTGGCGGAGGCGCGACTGCGGGAATCGCATCAGGCCGGGCTGGAGCAGTTGCGCACCGTCGCGGCGCCGCTGTTAGCGGGGATCACGGGCCCCGGGCTGGTCGTGGACACGCACGGCTGGGTCGCGGCGGTCGGCAGGCTCGGGCATCGGGCCCGGGTCACGTTGCCCGCGGTGATGGAGGGCTCGCACCTGTGGCTTCCGGAGTTGGGTGAGTGCACCGTCGAACCGCTGCCCGGCGGGTGGCTGCTGCGGCCGGTCGCGACCGATTCCCTGGCCGAGCGCACGCGGGTCACCGTCGACGTGCGGGCCGATCGGACGCCCGAGGTGAGCGTGCTGGGTGCGGCGGGTCAGTGGCGGCACCAGCTGTCGCCGCGGCACGCGCAGATCCTCGAACTGTTGGCCGACGGTGCCGGGCACACGGCCTCGCAGCTCGCTTCGTCGTTGTTCGGTGACGGTTCGCGGGTGGTCACGGTGCGCGCGGAGATCTCGCGGCTGCGACGAGTGCTCTCAGGGTTGATCGCGGCGCAGCCGTACCGGTTCGCCGACGGCGTCTGCGTCGAGTTGCTGCGCTGA